In Gemmatimonadota bacterium, the genomic window TCATCCGGCAACGCCCGCCAGGTGCCGCGCGAGCGATTCAAAGACGCCGCGGCCGTCGGAGGAGCCGAGCGCATCCTCCATGGCCCGTTCCGGGTGGGGCATCAATCCGAGGACGTTTCGAGACGCGTTCAGGATCCCCGCGATGTTGTGGCAGGACCCGTTGGGATTCGAGCCCGGACCGAGCCCGCCGTCCGGAGTCGTGTAACGAAAAACCACGCGGTCCTCCCCTTCGAGTTGGGCGAGGGTCTCGGAGTCCGCGAAGTAGTTTCCTTCGCCGTGCGCGATGGGAATCCTGAGGATCTGTCCCTTCCGGTAAGCCGAAGTGAAGGGGGTGTTCACCGTTTCGACGCGGATATGCACCGGGTGGCTGCGGAATCGGAGCGAGTCGTTCCGGAGAAAGGCCCCGGGGAGGAGCCCTGTCTCGCAAAGGACCTGAAAGCCGTTGCAAATGCCGATCACCGGACCGCCGGCCTCCGCAAAGGCCTGCACGGGGCGCATGACGGGGGAAAATCGTGCGATGGCGCCGGCGCGGAGGTAATCGCCGTGGGCGAATCCTCCCGGGAGGACGACCGCGTCTACGGCCCCAAGGTCAGCCGTGCGGTGCCAGACGAACTCCGGCTCCAACCCAGGGACCTGCTCCAGCGCGCGGAAGCAGTCTTCGTCGCAGTTGGAGCCGGGGAAGGTGAGGACCGCGACCCTCACTTTCGTCCTCCTTCACCATTCGCCTGC contains:
- the purQ gene encoding phosphoribosylformylglycinamidine synthase subunit PurQ, with amino-acid sequence MRVAVLTFPGSNCDEDCFRALEQVPGLEPEFVWHRTADLGAVDAVVLPGGFAHGDYLRAGAIARFSPVMRPVQAFAEAGGPVIGICNGFQVLCETGLLPGAFLRNDSLRFRSHPVHIRVETVNTPFTSAYRKGQILRIPIAHGEGNYFADSETLAQLEGEDRVVFRYTTPDGGLGPGSNPNGSCHNIAGILNASRNVLGLMPHPERAMEDALGSSDGRGVFESLARHLAGVAG